One Moorella sp. E308F DNA segment encodes these proteins:
- a CDS encoding cold shock domain-containing protein — MLGKVKWFSPEKGYGFIEKEDGKDVFVHFSAIQGEGFKTLAEGQAVEFDIVEGPRGPQAANVIKL; from the coding sequence ATGTTGGGCAAGGTTAAATGGTTTAGCCCGGAGAAAGGTTACGGTTTTATTGAGAAGGAAGACGGCAAGGACGTCTTCGTACATTTCTCCGCCATCCAGGGTGAAGGTTTTAAGACCCTCGCTGAGGGGCAGGCGGTGGAATTTGATATTGTCGAAGGACCCCGCGGTCCCCAGGCAGCCAATGTGATTAAACTGTAG
- the hpf gene encoding ribosome hibernation-promoting factor, HPF/YfiA family translates to MKIVIRGKNFPVTDALKQYIEKRLGKIQRYLEGVDEVQVNLSVNRDSHVVEVTIPLNGYLLRGEEATGDMYGSVDLVVEKLEKQIEKYKTKLARKLKNGTIKELPAENPEEVTPEPKLIRTKRFPIKPMPVEEAILQMNLLGHNFFVFSNAETEEVNVLYRRRDGNYGLIEPEY, encoded by the coding sequence ATGAAGATCGTCATCCGCGGCAAAAACTTTCCGGTAACCGACGCCTTAAAACAGTATATCGAAAAAAGGTTGGGCAAAATTCAGCGGTACCTGGAAGGAGTGGATGAGGTCCAGGTTAATCTATCAGTGAATCGGGACTCCCATGTTGTGGAAGTAACTATTCCCCTCAATGGCTACCTGCTGCGGGGGGAAGAGGCTACCGGTGACATGTACGGGTCTGTTGACCTGGTAGTAGAAAAGCTGGAAAAGCAAATTGAAAAATATAAAACCAAACTGGCCAGGAAGCTGAAGAACGGCACCATAAAGGAGCTACCGGCCGAAAATCCAGAAGAAGTCACTCCCGAGCCGAAATTAATCAGGACCAAGCGCTTTCCCATCAAACCCATGCCGGTGGAAGAAGCCATCCTGCAGATGAACTTGTTGGGACATAATTTCTTTGTATTTTCCAATGCGGAAACGGAAGAGGTTAACGTCCTTTACCGCCGCCGGGATGGTAACTACGGTTTAATTGAGCCGGAATATTGA
- the secA gene encoding preprotein translocase subunit SecA produces MLGILRNLLDDNAREIKKLSRQVEVINALEPEIQALADNDLQAKTAEFRRRLDNGASLDELLPEAFAVVRETSRRVLGQRHFDVQLMGGIVLHQGRIAEMKTGEGKTLVATLPAYLNALTGRGVHIVTVNDYLARRDSEWMGRIYRFLGLKVGLIVHGLDAAARREAYAADITYGTNNEFGFDYLRDNMALHPEEMVQRELNYAIVDEVDSILIDEARTPLIISGMAEKPTEMYYTVARIIPRLRPGIDYTVDEKAKVATLTEAGVARVEEMLGVDNLYDDANIELSHHVNQALKAHTLMKRDRDYVVKDGQVIIVDEFTGRLMFGRRYSEGLHQAIEAKEGVKIERESQTLATITFQNYFRMYRKLAGMTGTAATEEEEFRKIYNLDVVVIPTNKPMIRKDYPDVVYRTEKGKFEAVVNEICERHAKGQPVLVGTISIEKSERLSEMLKKRGIPHQVLNAKYHEKEAEIIAQAGRLGAVTIATNMAGRGTDIILGGNPEALAKERMRKAGFSPEVIAAATGFKVEGEDPEVEAARRAYQEFLAQAQKETEAEREKVVALGGLHIIGTERHESRRIDNQLRGRAGRQGDPGSSRFYVSLEDDLMRLFGSDSLTGILDRLGMDDTTPIDHPLVSRSLEQAQKKVEAHNFDIRKHVLEYDDVINKQREIIYRQRREVLTGADLRPTIEDMINTVVDRTVDRFAGESKYPEEWDLAGMLDYAEQLFLPNCNREALIQAIREMEKEEVYGFLREKAMEAYRQREAELGPENLRTIERLVLLRVVDIKWMDHLDAMDQLRHGIGLRAYGQQDPLVAYKFEAYQMFNDMIASIQEDVVRYLYRVKVVQPETERPRHVVENRYAGEETGPRQPVRREQKIGRNDPCPCGSGKKYKKCCGAGK; encoded by the coding sequence ATGCTGGGAATATTGCGTAATCTGCTTGATGATAATGCCCGGGAGATAAAAAAATTAAGCCGTCAGGTCGAGGTTATCAACGCCCTGGAGCCGGAAATACAGGCCCTTGCGGACAACGACCTCCAGGCCAAAACGGCCGAGTTTCGCCGCCGGCTGGACAACGGCGCCAGCCTGGATGAACTGCTGCCGGAGGCCTTTGCCGTGGTCAGGGAAACCTCAAGGCGGGTCCTGGGCCAGCGTCACTTTGATGTCCAGCTCATGGGTGGAATTGTCCTCCACCAGGGTCGCATTGCCGAAATGAAGACCGGAGAAGGAAAAACCCTGGTGGCCACCCTGCCCGCCTACCTCAACGCCCTCACCGGACGTGGGGTGCATATTGTCACCGTCAACGACTACCTGGCCCGGCGGGACAGCGAGTGGATGGGCCGTATTTACCGCTTCCTGGGGCTGAAGGTAGGCCTGATTGTCCACGGTCTGGACGCGGCCGCCAGGCGGGAAGCCTATGCCGCCGATATAACCTACGGCACCAACAACGAGTTCGGTTTTGACTACCTGCGGGACAATATGGCCCTGCATCCTGAGGAGATGGTCCAGCGGGAGCTGAATTATGCCATTGTCGACGAGGTGGACAGCATTTTAATCGACGAGGCCCGTACGCCCCTCATTATTTCCGGCATGGCCGAAAAGCCCACGGAAATGTATTATACCGTGGCCAGGATCATACCCCGTTTAAGGCCGGGAATAGATTATACAGTGGACGAAAAGGCCAAAGTAGCCACCCTGACGGAAGCCGGGGTGGCCAGGGTGGAAGAAATGCTGGGGGTGGACAACCTCTACGACGATGCCAATATCGAGCTTTCCCACCACGTCAACCAGGCCCTCAAAGCCCACACCTTGATGAAAAGGGATCGGGATTACGTGGTCAAGGACGGCCAGGTTATTATCGTCGATGAATTTACCGGGCGCCTCATGTTCGGCCGGCGCTACAGCGAAGGCCTGCACCAGGCCATTGAAGCCAAGGAAGGCGTCAAGATTGAACGGGAGTCCCAGACCCTGGCGACCATCACCTTCCAGAACTACTTCCGGATGTACCGTAAACTTGCCGGCATGACGGGCACGGCAGCCACAGAGGAAGAAGAGTTCCGGAAGATTTACAACCTGGATGTGGTGGTGATTCCCACCAATAAGCCTATGATCCGCAAGGATTACCCTGATGTCGTCTACCGGACGGAAAAGGGTAAATTCGAGGCGGTAGTAAACGAGATCTGCGAGCGGCATGCTAAAGGGCAGCCTGTGCTGGTGGGTACCATTTCTATTGAAAAATCAGAACGCCTGAGCGAGATGCTAAAAAAGCGGGGCATACCACACCAGGTACTGAACGCCAAGTACCATGAAAAGGAAGCCGAGATTATTGCCCAGGCCGGCCGGCTGGGCGCGGTGACCATTGCCACCAACATGGCCGGCCGCGGTACCGACATCATCCTGGGAGGCAACCCGGAGGCCCTGGCCAAAGAAAGGATGCGGAAGGCCGGTTTTAGCCCGGAAGTGATTGCCGCGGCAACCGGGTTTAAAGTGGAAGGAGAAGACCCGGAGGTAGAGGCGGCCCGCCGGGCCTACCAGGAGTTCCTGGCCCAGGCCCAAAAGGAGACAGAAGCCGAACGGGAAAAAGTCGTGGCCCTGGGAGGTCTCCACATTATCGGCACCGAGCGCCATGAAAGCCGGCGCATTGACAACCAGCTGCGCGGCCGCGCCGGCCGCCAGGGCGATCCCGGCTCCAGCCGCTTTTACGTCTCCCTGGAAGACGACTTGATGCGCCTCTTCGGCTCCGATAGTTTAACCGGGATTCTTGACCGCCTGGGGATGGATGACACGACACCCATCGATCACCCGCTGGTGTCCCGCTCCCTGGAGCAGGCCCAGAAAAAGGTGGAGGCCCATAACTTTGACATCCGCAAGCACGTCCTGGAATATGACGACGTCATCAATAAGCAGCGGGAGATTATTTACCGCCAGCGGCGGGAAGTTTTAACCGGCGCGGACCTGCGCCCAACTATTGAAGACATGATTAACACCGTCGTAGACCGGACCGTCGACCGCTTTGCCGGCGAGAGCAAGTACCCCGAAGAGTGGGACCTGGCCGGCATGCTGGACTACGCCGAACAGCTCTTTTTACCCAACTGCAACCGCGAGGCGCTAATCCAGGCCATCCGGGAAATGGAAAAGGAAGAAGTCTACGGGTTCTTAAGGGAAAAGGCGATGGAGGCCTACCGGCAGCGGGAAGCAGAACTGGGTCCGGAAAATTTGCGCACCATTGAGCGCCTGGTTCTCTTGAGGGTAGTGGACATCAAGTGGATGGATCACCTGGACGCCATGGACCAGCTGCGCCACGGCATCGGTCTCAGGGCCTACGGCCAGCAGGATCCCCTGGTAGCCTACAAGTTTGAGGCCTACCAGATGTTTAACGACATGATTGCCTCCATCCAGGAAGACGTCGTCCGCTATCTCTACCGGGTCAAGGTTGTCCAGCCGGAGACCGAACGGCCCCGTCACGTGGTAGAAAACCGTTATGCCGGAGAAGAAACAGGGCCGCGGCAGCCGGTGCGCCGGGAGCAAAAGATCGGCCGCAACGACCCCTGCCCCTGCGGCAGCGGCAAAAAATACAAAAAGTGCTGCGGGGCAGGGAAGTGA
- the prfB gene encoding peptide chain release factor 2 (programmed frameshift) encodes MLQDYKGRLEDLARRLEELRVSLDLEAAAAEIERLEKEMLKPGFWEDRGRAEAVGKRLNYLKEKLARYQELERKYTDVRELWQLALAEEDTSMEEEIAKELAAVESQVEKELLATLLNGRYDSHNAILSLHPGAGGTESQDWAAMLLRMYNRWAEDHGYQVELLDYLEGEEAGIKSATILVKGENAYGYLQAEKGVHRLVRISPFDAAGRRHTSFASVDVIPEVTADEEVVINPDDLKIDTFRSQGAGGQHVNKTDSAVRITHLPTGIVVTCQNERSQHANRLAAMKILQAKLAALKRQEQEEELARIRGEQREIAWGNQIRSYVFHPYSLVKDHRTEVETGNIQAVMDGQLDPFIHAYLHWQRRQNG; translated from the exons ATGCTACAGGACTATAAAGGCCGCCTGGAGGATTTAGCCCGGCGGCTGGAAGAATTGAGGGTTTCCCTT GACCTGGAAGCAGCAGCGGCAGAAATAGAGCGCCTGGAAAAAGAGATGCTTAAACCCGGCTTCTGGGAAGACCGGGGACGGGCCGAGGCTGTGGGCAAACGCCTCAACTACCTTAAAGAGAAACTGGCCCGGTACCAGGAACTGGAGAGGAAATACACCGACGTCCGTGAACTCTGGCAGCTGGCCCTGGCCGAAGAAGATACTTCCATGGAGGAAGAGATCGCCAAAGAACTGGCGGCCGTGGAAAGCCAGGTAGAAAAAGAGCTCCTGGCCACCCTTTTGAACGGCCGCTATGACAGCCACAATGCCATCCTCTCCCTGCATCCCGGTGCCGGGGGCACGGAATCCCAGGACTGGGCCGCCATGCTCCTCAGGATGTACAACCGCTGGGCCGAAGATCATGGCTACCAGGTGGAACTCCTGGATTACCTGGAAGGGGAGGAGGCGGGGATTAAAAGCGCCACCATCCTCGTCAAGGGCGAGAATGCCTATGGCTATCTCCAGGCCGAGAAGGGCGTCCACCGCCTGGTGCGTATTTCACCCTTTGACGCCGCCGGTCGCCGGCATACTTCCTTTGCCTCCGTCGACGTTATCCCCGAGGTGACGGCCGATGAGGAAGTGGTCATTAATCCCGACGATTTAAAGATCGATACCTTTCGCTCCCAGGGTGCCGGTGGCCAGCACGTCAACAAGACGGATTCGGCGGTGCGCATTACCCACCTGCCCACGGGCATAGTCGTTACCTGCCAGAACGAGCGTTCTCAGCACGCCAACCGCCTTGCAGCCATGAAAATCCTCCAGGCCAAGCTGGCGGCCCTGAAACGCCAGGAGCAGGAGGAGGAGCTGGCCCGGATCCGGGGTGAGCAGCGGGAGATAGCCTGGGGGAACCAGATTCGTTCCTACGTCTTTCACCCCTACAGCCTGGTCAAGGATCACCGTACCGAGGTGGAAACAGGCAACATCCAGGCCGTCATGGATGGCCAGCTTGACCCCTTTATCCACGCCTATTTACATTGGCAGCGGCGCCAGAATGGCTAA
- a CDS encoding radical SAM protein, translated as MVAVRANLDLAKRYVAEKVLREAFGYMEKNPEENFPRLLHVARMLARKEVHKQQIAKVLEAYRQNPSIHAYVNRLFNLHPNVKQRLIYNWFVNAMLLGIPRQQQVEKETGVHIPNFFLLDPTSDCNLRCHGCWAGEYAHHDSLELDLVDRLCREAKEVGIYWMAMSGGEPFRWPHLFELAERHPDMAFMLYTNGTLIDDAVADRLVEVGNITPAISLEGWRERTDARRGRGVFDRVMKAMDALRERGLVFGVSLTITRENVEEVTSDAFIDFLLEKGVVYGWSFHYIPIGREPNPELMITPEQRAYLVERVAYIRNHKGLQLADFWNDGELTLGCIAGGRRYFHITASGDVEPCAFIHFSLDNIKEKSLMEVLQSPLFRAYQQRQPFSDNLLRPCPLIDVPGALREIIAATGARPTHPGAETALSGPIGAYLDTNAARWAAVADRIWQERHPVEAEKELTAGK; from the coding sequence ATGGTCGCTGTGCGTGCCAACCTGGACCTGGCCAAAAGGTACGTGGCCGAAAAAGTTTTACGGGAAGCCTTCGGTTACATGGAAAAAAATCCAGAAGAGAATTTCCCCCGCCTCTTACATGTGGCCCGGATGCTGGCCCGGAAAGAGGTACATAAGCAGCAGATCGCCAAAGTCTTGGAGGCTTACCGGCAAAACCCCAGCATCCACGCCTATGTGAACCGCCTTTTTAACCTGCACCCCAATGTCAAGCAGCGCCTTATTTACAACTGGTTTGTCAACGCCATGCTCCTGGGTATCCCTCGCCAACAGCAGGTGGAAAAGGAGACGGGGGTCCATATCCCCAATTTTTTCCTTCTGGACCCCACCAGCGACTGCAACCTGCGCTGCCACGGCTGCTGGGCCGGGGAGTATGCCCACCATGACAGCCTGGAACTGGACCTGGTGGACCGCCTCTGCCGGGAGGCCAAAGAAGTGGGCATCTACTGGATGGCCATGTCCGGGGGCGAACCCTTCCGCTGGCCCCACCTCTTTGAACTGGCTGAAAGGCACCCGGATATGGCCTTCATGCTCTACACCAACGGTACGTTGATTGATGACGCCGTTGCCGACCGCCTGGTGGAAGTGGGCAACATTACGCCGGCCATCAGCCTGGAAGGGTGGCGGGAACGCACCGACGCCCGCCGGGGTAGAGGCGTCTTTGACCGGGTCATGAAGGCCATGGACGCCTTGAGGGAACGTGGGCTGGTTTTCGGCGTTTCCCTTACCATTACCCGGGAAAACGTCGAGGAAGTGACCAGCGATGCCTTTATTGATTTCCTGCTGGAGAAGGGTGTTGTTTACGGCTGGAGTTTCCACTACATTCCCATCGGCCGGGAACCCAATCCTGAGCTCATGATCACTCCCGAGCAGCGGGCCTACCTGGTGGAGCGCGTGGCCTATATCCGCAACCACAAAGGCCTGCAGCTGGCCGATTTCTGGAATGACGGCGAACTGACCCTGGGTTGCATCGCCGGCGGCCGCCGCTACTTCCATATTACCGCCAGCGGGGATGTAGAACCCTGCGCCTTCATCCACTTCTCCCTGGATAATATCAAAGAAAAAAGTTTAATGGAGGTGCTCCAGTCGCCCCTCTTCCGGGCCTACCAGCAGCGCCAGCCCTTCAGCGATAATTTATTGCGTCCCTGCCCCTTAATCGACGTACCCGGAGCCTTAAGGGAGATCATTGCCGCCACAGGAGCCAGACCTACCCACCCGGGGGCGGAAACGGCCTTAAGCGGACCCATTGGCGCTTACCTGGATACCAATGCCGCTCGCTGGGCCGCAGTTGCCGATAGAATCTGGCAGGAACGCCATCCAGTGGAAGCAGAAAAAGAATTGACAGCCGGGAAATAA
- a CDS encoding ABC1 kinase family protein encodes MSLRRRYIHLHRYRQVVNVLARYGFGYLLDQLGLGELILRRPRREAPISPGARLRLALAELGPTFIKLGQILSTRPDLLPPDIIAELARLQDRVPPFPFAEVKQMVEKELGQPLEQLFHEFDPEPLAAASIGQVHRATLPGGDQVIVKVQRPGIAEKVRVDLEILFDLARLAQRHTAYGQIYDFTRMVEEFARSMEGELDYTREGRHADRLRENLAGNAQVYIPAVYWDYTTVRVLTQEYVEAVKLNDLEEIDRRGYDRRRIAINLARAIYQQIFVDGFFHGDPHPGNLAVLPGEVIVFMDFGLMGVLSEERQEQFVNLMLGIIRRRSQDVLRTLLAMGVVPDGVDRAALKHDIETLRDRYYHLALSQISLGRAVEELLKLAFKYRLRLPPELTMLAKTLITLEGLGRELDPTLELAELAEPYGRELLRRRFSAGALWQALVDNLSLTWEILQHLPRQLQHIVEMLERGELTLKIELLNLRSLVRQIDRIINKLTMSVVLLAFSIIMASLIISTALGAPGNSLFFRLPTLEIGFGAAGLMLLWLLAAMWRGGRD; translated from the coding sequence ATGTCCCTGCGGCGCCGCTATATTCACCTGCACCGTTACCGCCAGGTAGTGAATGTCCTGGCCCGCTATGGTTTTGGCTATCTCCTTGACCAGCTGGGGCTGGGCGAGCTAATCTTAAGGCGACCGCGGCGGGAAGCCCCCATATCTCCGGGAGCGCGCCTGCGTCTGGCCCTGGCCGAACTGGGTCCTACCTTTATCAAGCTGGGGCAAATTTTGAGCACCCGTCCCGACCTTTTGCCACCGGATATCATTGCCGAGCTGGCCCGCCTCCAGGACCGGGTGCCGCCTTTTCCCTTCGCCGAAGTTAAACAGATGGTAGAAAAGGAGCTGGGCCAGCCCCTGGAACAGCTCTTTCACGAATTTGATCCCGAGCCCCTGGCGGCCGCCTCCATTGGCCAGGTGCACCGGGCCACCCTGCCCGGGGGCGACCAGGTCATCGTCAAGGTCCAGCGGCCGGGTATAGCAGAAAAGGTGCGGGTGGACCTGGAAATTCTCTTTGACCTGGCCCGCCTGGCCCAGCGCCATACGGCTTACGGCCAGATCTATGACTTCACCCGGATGGTAGAAGAATTTGCCCGATCCATGGAGGGAGAACTCGATTATACCCGGGAAGGCCGCCATGCCGATCGCCTGCGGGAAAACCTGGCCGGCAACGCCCAGGTCTATATTCCGGCCGTTTACTGGGATTATACCACTGTGCGGGTGCTTACCCAGGAATATGTAGAGGCGGTAAAACTAAACGATCTGGAAGAAATCGACCGGCGGGGTTATGACCGCCGGCGGATAGCCATCAATCTGGCCCGGGCCATTTACCAGCAAATCTTTGTGGATGGCTTTTTCCACGGCGATCCCCACCCGGGGAACCTGGCGGTACTGCCGGGGGAAGTGATTGTCTTCATGGATTTTGGCCTGATGGGGGTTTTAAGCGAGGAGCGCCAGGAGCAGTTTGTCAACCTGATGCTGGGCATCATCCGCCGGCGCAGCCAGGATGTCCTGCGGACCCTTCTGGCCATGGGCGTGGTGCCGGACGGGGTGGATAGGGCTGCCTTGAAGCATGACATTGAAACCCTGCGCGATCGCTATTACCACCTCGCTTTAAGCCAGATCAGCCTGGGCCGGGCCGTTGAAGAGCTGCTCAAGCTGGCCTTCAAATATCGTTTACGCCTGCCGCCGGAACTAACTATGCTGGCCAAGACCCTCATTACCCTGGAAGGCCTGGGTCGGGAGTTGGACCCCACCCTGGAACTGGCCGAGCTGGCCGAGCCCTATGGCCGGGAACTCTTACGTCGGCGCTTCAGCGCCGGGGCCCTCTGGCAGGCCCTGGTTGATAACCTGTCTTTGACCTGGGAGATTTTGCAGCACCTGCCCCGCCAGCTCCAGCATATTGTGGAAATGCTGGAAAGGGGAGAATTAACCCTTAAAATTGAACTCCTCAATTTACGCTCCCTGGTGCGGCAGATTGACCGGATTATTAATAAACTAACCATGAGCGTAGTCCTCCTGGCCTTTAGCATCATCATGGCCAGCCTGATTATCAGTACGGCCCTGGGAGCGCCGGGGAATAGCCTCTTCTTCCGCCTGCCCACCCTGGAGATCGGTTTTGGCGCTGCCGGTTTAATGCTTTTGTGGCTGCTGGCGGCCATGTGGCGGGGTGGCCGTGATTGA
- a CDS encoding 4Fe-4S dicluster domain-containing protein produces MPYRITNACIACGDCTVVCPRQAIVEDGSTHGNSGSNSQERDADGVMTGSPGNPAAFFRITADCDLCGCCREVCPAGAIIWQD; encoded by the coding sequence ATGCCTTACAGAATAACCAATGCCTGCATTGCCTGCGGTGACTGCACGGTTGTTTGCCCCCGGCAGGCAATTGTAGAGGACGGCAGTACCCATGGTAACAGCGGCAGCAATTCCCAGGAGAGAGATGCCGACGGGGTTATGACCGGTTCCCCTGGAAATCCGGCCGCTTTTTTCCGGATAACGGCTGACTGTGATCTTTGCGGCTGCTGCCGGGAAGTTTGCCCGGCCGGGGCCATTATCTGGCAGGATTAG
- a CDS encoding YitT family protein, with product MVLRRKEWLDYLGITTGTLITALGLVLFLVPNKIAAGGVSGLATVLHYVFGWPVGLTMLVLNIPLFLAGLKVLGWNFGLKTLYGTIMLSVFTDALALWLHAPTANALLASIYGGLMSGVGLGVVFRSGGSTGGTDLAALLFGHFLHISSGVGLLLVDALVISLAGLTFNVELALYAFLALILTSRAIDAIQEGGGYAKAAIIISDHAETIARQVMEELDRGVTGLAGRGLYTGKEREVLLVVVQRSEVSRLKSLVAAIDPEAFVIVSNVHEVLGEGFRQWRR from the coding sequence GTGGTTTTGCGGCGCAAGGAATGGCTTGACTACCTGGGCATTACAACCGGTACCTTGATTACCGCCCTGGGACTGGTGCTTTTCCTGGTTCCCAATAAAATTGCCGCCGGCGGCGTCAGCGGTCTGGCCACAGTTCTCCATTATGTCTTCGGCTGGCCGGTGGGCCTGACCATGCTGGTCCTCAATATTCCCCTTTTCCTGGCAGGTCTTAAGGTCTTGGGTTGGAACTTCGGCCTCAAGACCCTCTACGGTACCATTATGCTTTCCGTATTTACCGACGCCCTGGCCCTGTGGCTCCATGCGCCTACGGCCAATGCCCTGCTGGCCTCTATTTACGGCGGCCTCATGAGCGGTGTGGGGCTGGGGGTTGTTTTCCGCTCCGGCGGGAGCACCGGTGGTACCGACCTGGCGGCTCTTCTTTTTGGCCATTTTCTCCATATAAGCTCGGGGGTGGGCTTGCTCCTGGTTGATGCCCTGGTAATCAGCCTGGCGGGCCTCACCTTTAATGTAGAACTGGCCCTGTATGCCTTCCTGGCCCTGATTTTAACCAGCCGGGCCATTGATGCCATCCAGGAGGGCGGCGGCTATGCCAAGGCAGCGATTATTATTTCCGATCATGCCGAAACTATAGCCCGGCAGGTAATGGAAGAGCTGGACCGCGGCGTAACCGGCCTGGCTGGCCGCGGCCTTTATACGGGCAAGGAACGGGAAGTTTTACTGGTGGTGGTGCAGCGGTCCGAGGTCAGCCGTCTGAAAAGCCTGGTGGCGGCCATTGACCCGGAGGCTTTTGTCATAGTCAGCAATGTCCATGAAGTTCTGGGCGAAGGATTTCGCCAGTGGCGCAGGTAA
- a CDS encoding transketolase: protein MLNDYQELTATARRLRRHIIRMVGAAGSGHPGGSLSAVEIVTVLYFKIMRLDPARPDWPERDRFVLSKGHAAPVLYAALAERGFFPLEKITTLRQLGSPLQGHPDRKALPGVEVSTGSLGHGLAVANGMALASRLDGRDYHVYVLLGDGELEEGMVWEGAMAAAHYRLDNLTAIVDHNHLQIDGRVEDVMSPEPVADKFRAFGWEAKTIDGHDFSQILAAFEWAREVKGKPAVIIAETIKGKGVSFMENEAGWHGKAPKPEEVEKALAELA from the coding sequence TTGCTTAATGATTACCAGGAATTAACAGCCACGGCGCGACGGTTGCGGCGGCATATTATCAGGATGGTAGGCGCGGCCGGTTCGGGCCATCCGGGAGGGTCGTTATCGGCGGTAGAAATTGTGACGGTCCTCTATTTTAAAATCATGCGCCTGGACCCGGCTCGTCCGGACTGGCCGGAGCGGGACCGGTTTGTCCTTTCCAAAGGCCATGCCGCCCCGGTCCTTTACGCCGCCCTGGCGGAAAGGGGCTTTTTCCCGCTTGAGAAGATCACCACCCTGCGCCAGCTGGGCAGCCCCCTGCAGGGCCACCCGGACCGTAAGGCCCTACCGGGAGTGGAGGTTTCCACCGGCTCCCTGGGCCACGGTCTGGCGGTAGCCAACGGCATGGCCCTGGCCAGCCGCCTGGACGGACGGGATTACCACGTCTATGTCCTCCTGGGCGACGGCGAGCTGGAAGAAGGCATGGTCTGGGAAGGGGCCATGGCCGCCGCCCACTATCGCCTGGACAACCTGACGGCCATTGTCGATCACAATCATCTCCAGATTGACGGCCGGGTAGAAGACGTCATGTCGCCGGAGCCGGTGGCCGATAAATTCCGCGCCTTCGGCTGGGAAGCAAAGACCATTGACGGCCACGATTTCAGCCAGATCCTGGCCGCTTTTGAATGGGCGCGGGAAGTGAAGGGCAAACCGGCGGTAATTATTGCCGAAACCATCAAGGGTAAAGGGGTCAGCTTCATGGAAAACGAAGCCGGGTGGCACGGCAAGGCCCCCAAGCCCGAAGAAGTAGAAAAAGCCCTGGCCGAGCTGGCCTAA
- a CDS encoding transketolase family protein: MTKIATREAYGKALVELGRQNEQVVVLDADLSKSTMTAYFAKEFPQRFFNMGIAEQSLMGTAAGLALSGKIPFASTFAVFAAGRAYDQVRNGIAYPKVNVKIAATHAGLTVGEDGASHQAIEDIALMRAVPNMTVIVPADGEETRQAVFAAAAHQGPVYLRLGRPAIPVIYNADYQFQIGRAHTLRQGKDAAIIACGVMVHEALKAAEELAAAGLEVMVVNMSTIKPLDREAVLAAAATGAVVTAEEHTVIGGLGSAVAEVLATEKPVPLAMVGIRDTFGESGKPDELMAKYGLTARDIAAAVKRLKGSASTLNRP; the protein is encoded by the coding sequence ATGACCAAGATTGCTACGCGGGAAGCCTACGGCAAGGCCCTGGTGGAACTGGGACGGCAGAACGAACAGGTGGTAGTCCTGGATGCCGATTTATCCAAGTCCACCATGACGGCTTATTTCGCCAAAGAATTTCCCCAGCGCTTTTTCAATATGGGCATTGCCGAGCAGAGCCTCATGGGCACGGCCGCCGGCCTGGCCTTGAGCGGCAAGATCCCCTTCGCCAGCACCTTTGCCGTCTTTGCCGCCGGCCGGGCCTACGACCAGGTGCGGAACGGCATCGCCTATCCCAAAGTAAATGTTAAGATCGCCGCCACCCACGCCGGCCTCACCGTAGGCGAAGACGGGGCCTCCCACCAGGCCATCGAAGACATCGCCCTCATGCGGGCCGTACCCAACATGACGGTCATTGTTCCGGCCGACGGCGAAGAAACCAGGCAGGCCGTCTTTGCGGCCGCCGCCCACCAGGGGCCGGTATACCTGCGCCTTGGCCGCCCGGCAATACCGGTTATTTATAACGCGGATTATCAATTCCAGATCGGCCGCGCTCATACCCTGCGACAGGGGAAGGATGCGGCCATCATCGCCTGCGGCGTCATGGTCCATGAGGCCTTGAAGGCGGCGGAAGAACTGGCGGCAGCGGGTCTGGAAGTCATGGTCGTCAACATGAGCACCATCAAACCCCTGGACCGGGAGGCTGTCCTGGCGGCGGCGGCCACCGGGGCGGTGGTGACGGCCGAAGAACACACCGTCATCGGCGGTCTGGGGAGCGCCGTGGCCGAGGTCCTGGCCACGGAAAAACCCGTTCCCCTGGCCATGGTCGGCATCCGCGACACCTTCGGCGAGTCCGGCAAGCCGGACGAGCTGATGGCAAAGTATGGCCTGACGGCACGAGACATCGCGGCGGCTGTGAAAAGGTTGAAGGGAAGCGCATCGACATTAAACCGCCCCTGA